In the genome of Saccharomonospora viridis DSM 43017, one region contains:
- a CDS encoding TlpA family protein disulfide reductase: MTTATKWALAAGALALALIVALLPRAENVPGQDGADLASVRQQAALESCVPEEGGDEAGGEALSGVETYCLGDDSRVDFADTLGKGPTLVNLWATWCEPCREELPLLADYAAQADAVRVVTVQVQSSAADGLGLLAELGVRLPTVHDGEGGNGPVREALRAPKALPASYLVVDGEARLVTEPRLFTSLDEIRNAVERVR, from the coding sequence TTGACGACGGCGACGAAGTGGGCGCTCGCCGCGGGTGCGCTCGCACTCGCGTTGATCGTCGCGCTGCTGCCCCGCGCGGAGAACGTGCCGGGACAGGACGGTGCCGATCTGGCATCGGTCAGGCAGCAGGCGGCGTTGGAATCGTGCGTGCCCGAGGAAGGCGGGGACGAGGCGGGTGGTGAGGCGTTGTCCGGAGTGGAGACGTACTGCCTCGGCGACGACTCCCGCGTCGACTTCGCCGACACGCTGGGGAAGGGCCCGACGTTGGTCAACCTCTGGGCCACCTGGTGTGAACCCTGTCGGGAGGAACTGCCGTTACTGGCCGACTACGCCGCACAGGCGGACGCCGTCCGGGTGGTGACGGTGCAGGTGCAGAGTTCGGCCGCGGACGGACTGGGACTGCTGGCCGAGCTCGGAGTCCGGTTGCCCACCGTCCACGACGGGGAGGGCGGAAACGGGCCGGTGCGCGAAGCGTTGCGAGCGCCGAAAGCCCTTCCCGCCTCATACCTCGTCGTCGACGGCGAGGCTCGGCTCGTGACCGAACCCCGGTTGTTCACCTCGCTGGACGAGATCCGGAACGCGGTGGAGCGTGTGCGATGA
- the nth gene encoding endonuclease III gives MSSTVGHAPRQGRAFAEQSRLSLVRRARRMKRCLDVAYPNAHCELNFSTPLELLVAVILSAQCTDERVNQVTPALFARYPSAADYAAADRAELEELIRPAGFFRNKASSLIRLGAALVERHGGEVPGTLEELVRLPGVGRKTANVVLGEAFGVPGITVDTHFSRLTRRWLWTDSDDPVKIEHEVGELFPRKEWTMLSHRVIFHGRRICHARKPACGACPLAKDCPSYGIGPTEFDLAAKLVKGPERDHLLELVTNS, from the coding sequence TGTCGTCAACCGTCGGTCACGCCCCTCGACAGGGGCGCGCATTCGCTGAGCAGAGCCGGTTGTCGTTGGTCAGACGCGCGCGGCGTATGAAGCGTTGCCTCGATGTGGCCTATCCAAACGCCCACTGCGAGCTGAACTTCTCGACACCGCTGGAATTGCTGGTGGCCGTCATCCTCTCGGCCCAGTGTACGGACGAGCGGGTCAACCAGGTCACACCCGCGCTGTTCGCCCGCTACCCGAGCGCGGCCGACTACGCGGCGGCCGATCGCGCCGAGTTGGAGGAACTGATCCGTCCGGCGGGATTCTTCCGCAACAAGGCGTCGTCCCTGATACGACTCGGTGCCGCCCTGGTCGAACGACACGGCGGGGAGGTCCCGGGAACGCTGGAGGAGCTCGTGCGGCTTCCCGGCGTCGGTCGCAAGACCGCTAACGTGGTGCTCGGGGAAGCCTTCGGAGTTCCCGGTATCACCGTCGATACCCACTTCAGCAGGCTGACACGGCGCTGGCTGTGGACCGACAGCGATGATCCGGTGAAGATCGAGCACGAGGTCGGGGAGCTGTTCCCCCGCAAAGAGTGGACGATGCTGTCACACCGCGTGATCTTCCACGGCCGTCGGATATGCCATGCTCGGAAGCCGGCGTGCGGCGCCTGTCCACTGGCGAAGGACTGCCCCTCCTACGGCATCGGGCCGACGGAGTTCGACCTTGCGGCGAAGCTCGTCAAGGGCCCCGAACGTGATCATCTGCTGGAGCTGGTGACGAACTCTTGA